A genomic region of Arachis hypogaea cultivar Tifrunner chromosome 5, arahy.Tifrunner.gnm2.J5K5, whole genome shotgun sequence contains the following coding sequences:
- the LOC112801692 gene encoding uncharacterized protein isoform X1 has protein sequence MSKANNVNGNLMEKRNNSSNKESQKSLLNHQRFFPKHHNKVHPIKLQRSSSPSPSLLSSQNSDDSLSLLDENISLTLHLASPYQRMVINEHEVQLSPPQQINKNESGELKRCNWITNNCACADKAYIEFHDVWWGVPTYDDNKLFELLVMSGLLMDYNWTEILKRREILRAVFGGFDPNIVAKMEETEIREIASNKATFSAECRVRCIVDNAKCIIKIVKERGSFSSYIWGYVNHKPLNNKYKLPRDVPPRTPKADTISKDLIKRGFRFLSPVIVYSFMQAAGLTNDHLLDCYRHNQCVRLAERSWRHI, from the exons ATGTCCAAAGCAAATAATGTGAATGGAAATCTAATGGAGAAGAGAAATAATAGTAGTAACAAAGAGTCACAGAAATCATTGTTGAACCACCAAAGATTTTTCCCCAAACACCACAACAAAGTGCACCCAATTAAGCTTCAGAGAAGCTCTTCTCCATCTCCATCGTTGTTGTCATCACAAAACTCAGATGATTCTTTGTCCCTACTTGATGAGAATATTTCATTGACTCTGCATttggcttctccataccaaagAATGGTAATTAATGAACATGAAGTTCAGCTAAGTCCACCACAACAGATCAATAAGAATGAATCTGGTGAATTGAAAAGGTGCAACTGGATCACAAACAACTGTG CTTGTGCAGATAAGGCTTACATAGAATTTCATGACGTGTGGTGGGGAGTTCCAACCTATGATGACAA CAAATTGTTCGAGCTGCTTGTAATGTCGGGGTTGCTGATGGATTACAATTGGACAGAAATTCTGAAAAGAAGGGAAATTCTTAG AGCAGTTTTTGGTGGATTTGATCCTAATATTGTTGCCAAGATGGAGGAGACCGAAATCAGGGAGATAGCTTCAAACAAAGCAACTTTCTCAGCGGAATGCAGAGTTAGGTGCATTGTAGACAATGCCAAATGCATCATCAAG ATTGTGAAGGAACGTGGATCATTCAGTAGTTACATATGGGGTTATGTAAATCACAAGCCATTAAACAACAAATATAAATTGCCAAGAGATGTTCCACCAAGGACTCCCAAAGCAGATACGATAAGCAAGGATCTCATAAAGCGAGGATTCAGATTCTTGAGTCCAGTCATAGTCTACTCTTTCATGCAGGCTGCAGGGTTAACCAACGATCATCTTTTGGATTGTTATAGACACAATCAATGTGTAAGGCTAGCAGAAAGATCTTGGAGACATATTTAA
- the LOC112801692 gene encoding uncharacterized protein isoform X2, with translation MSKANNVNGNLMEKRNNSSNKESQKSLLNHQRFFPKHHNKVHPIKLQRSSSPSPSLLSSQNSDDSLSLLDENISLTLHLASPYQRMVINEHEVQLSPPQQINKNESGELKRCNWITNNCDKAYIEFHDVWWGVPTYDDNKLFELLVMSGLLMDYNWTEILKRREILRAVFGGFDPNIVAKMEETEIREIASNKATFSAECRVRCIVDNAKCIIKIVKERGSFSSYIWGYVNHKPLNNKYKLPRDVPPRTPKADTISKDLIKRGFRFLSPVIVYSFMQAAGLTNDHLLDCYRHNQCVRLAERSWRHI, from the exons ATGTCCAAAGCAAATAATGTGAATGGAAATCTAATGGAGAAGAGAAATAATAGTAGTAACAAAGAGTCACAGAAATCATTGTTGAACCACCAAAGATTTTTCCCCAAACACCACAACAAAGTGCACCCAATTAAGCTTCAGAGAAGCTCTTCTCCATCTCCATCGTTGTTGTCATCACAAAACTCAGATGATTCTTTGTCCCTACTTGATGAGAATATTTCATTGACTCTGCATttggcttctccataccaaagAATGGTAATTAATGAACATGAAGTTCAGCTAAGTCCACCACAACAGATCAATAAGAATGAATCTGGTGAATTGAAAAGGTGCAACTGGATCACAAACAACTGTG ATAAGGCTTACATAGAATTTCATGACGTGTGGTGGGGAGTTCCAACCTATGATGACAA CAAATTGTTCGAGCTGCTTGTAATGTCGGGGTTGCTGATGGATTACAATTGGACAGAAATTCTGAAAAGAAGGGAAATTCTTAG AGCAGTTTTTGGTGGATTTGATCCTAATATTGTTGCCAAGATGGAGGAGACCGAAATCAGGGAGATAGCTTCAAACAAAGCAACTTTCTCAGCGGAATGCAGAGTTAGGTGCATTGTAGACAATGCCAAATGCATCATCAAG ATTGTGAAGGAACGTGGATCATTCAGTAGTTACATATGGGGTTATGTAAATCACAAGCCATTAAACAACAAATATAAATTGCCAAGAGATGTTCCACCAAGGACTCCCAAAGCAGATACGATAAGCAAGGATCTCATAAAGCGAGGATTCAGATTCTTGAGTCCAGTCATAGTCTACTCTTTCATGCAGGCTGCAGGGTTAACCAACGATCATCTTTTGGATTGTTATAGACACAATCAATGTGTAAGGCTAGCAGAAAGATCTTGGAGACATATTTAA